One window from the genome of Gimesia aquarii encodes:
- a CDS encoding PSD1 and planctomycete cytochrome C domain-containing protein → MRTVPKRIGLTILVCACVSGSVFAAKESKPENLTYEEHIRPIFRAHCFDCHGATEEIEGGLDLRLVRFLIKGGESGDAIVPGKPAESNLVARIASGEMPPGEARVPDNEIEIIKRWIAGGAKTSRPEPKTIGPGLGITPEERAYWAFQPIKQPQISEEISKHPTVLTPIDALLLEAMPEGLAFSPEAEKLTLIKRAYFDLLGLPPSPEEIQRALSNHSKDWYESLLDELLKSPHYGERWARHWLDIAGYSDSEGYTVKDDVRPWAWKYRDYIIKSLNAGKPFDQFLQEQLAGDELAGKREGDLTQRQIELLAATGFLRMAADGTGSGKNTPEARNQVIADTMKIVSSSLLGLSVACAQCHDHRYDPIPQTDYFALRAIFEPAFDWQKWQTPQQRRVSLYTAEDRAKAATIEEEVKKVAAVKNEKRTKYMAEALEIELKKYEQPLRDQLKAAYQTPVKKRSPEQVALLKKNPSVNISIGVLYQYLPKAAEELKNYDKQIAEIRKKKPIHEFLRVALEPANHLPETKLFHRGDHRQPKQTLTPAALTVVSPEGQRHQIPLNDNTLPTTGRRLAFARWLTSGKHPLVARVLVNRIWMHHFGRAIVGTPGEFGKLGASPTHPELLDWLAAEFMQQGWDLKKLHRTIMLSTAYRQAGAHDPSKESIDPENHYYWRKPILRLEAETLRDRMLTVSGVLNRKLYGAPVGIKENEFGQVVVSGEQLRRSLYIQARRSQPVGMLQTFDAPVMETNCERRSNSTVATQSLMLMNGGFILAQSDKLADRIAREAPELKPEQLAVLPKLSHTGNSPWSYGYTTLDEKNLNSAKFTALPHWTGSSWQGGAKLPDAKLGWVMLRAAGGHPARKYAAVKRWTAPVTGTLSVTGKLQHGTKNGNGVRGLILSSRSGLAGKWIAYNGVVETKVTTLAVQQGDHIDFITDCNGDVNSDSFSWNAQLSLTREKGPALKWDTVADFHGPEPVQKQSLPAQASYAFELALCRKPTPDELQLVVRFMENQLTYLQQNPGQTPKGVTSAKQTITNLCQALMSSNEFLYVD, encoded by the coding sequence ATGAGGACCGTACCCAAACGAATTGGTTTGACCATTTTGGTGTGTGCCTGTGTGTCAGGTTCCGTCTTTGCCGCTAAAGAAAGCAAGCCAGAGAACTTGACGTATGAAGAACATATTCGTCCGATTTTTCGAGCGCATTGTTTTGACTGTCACGGCGCTACGGAGGAGATCGAAGGAGGGCTCGATTTACGTCTGGTACGCTTTCTAATCAAAGGGGGAGAATCTGGTGATGCGATTGTTCCAGGTAAACCGGCTGAAAGTAATTTGGTCGCTCGAATCGCAAGTGGAGAGATGCCACCCGGTGAGGCTCGTGTCCCAGATAATGAGATTGAAATTATCAAGCGCTGGATTGCTGGTGGCGCCAAAACGAGTCGTCCGGAGCCTAAGACGATTGGGCCCGGTTTGGGGATTACTCCCGAAGAACGCGCCTATTGGGCTTTTCAACCGATAAAGCAACCTCAAATTTCCGAAGAGATCAGCAAACATCCAACTGTTCTTACTCCAATCGATGCATTGTTATTAGAGGCCATGCCAGAAGGATTGGCGTTTTCTCCTGAGGCGGAAAAGCTAACTTTAATTAAGCGAGCCTATTTCGATCTGTTGGGGCTACCACCCAGTCCTGAAGAGATACAGCGGGCGCTCTCGAATCACTCTAAGGATTGGTATGAATCGTTGTTGGACGAGTTGTTGAAATCACCGCATTATGGTGAGCGCTGGGCACGACACTGGCTTGATATTGCCGGTTATTCTGACTCAGAAGGCTACACGGTCAAAGATGATGTGCGTCCCTGGGCCTGGAAATACCGTGATTATATCATCAAGTCGTTAAATGCTGGCAAGCCGTTTGACCAGTTTCTTCAAGAACAACTTGCCGGTGATGAATTAGCGGGGAAACGGGAAGGGGATCTCACCCAAAGGCAGATTGAACTTCTGGCGGCGACGGGTTTTTTACGAATGGCCGCTGATGGAACTGGCAGTGGAAAAAACACTCCGGAAGCGCGTAATCAGGTCATTGCCGATACCATGAAGATTGTCAGTTCATCGTTATTGGGCTTAAGTGTTGCCTGTGCTCAATGCCATGATCACCGCTATGATCCGATTCCTCAGACGGATTACTTCGCTTTGCGTGCGATTTTTGAACCTGCATTTGACTGGCAAAAATGGCAGACACCTCAACAACGACGGGTTTCGCTTTATACAGCCGAGGATCGGGCCAAAGCAGCGACAATTGAAGAGGAAGTGAAAAAGGTGGCCGCGGTCAAAAACGAAAAACGAACCAAGTACATGGCTGAGGCGCTTGAAATTGAACTGAAGAAGTATGAGCAGCCATTACGAGATCAATTGAAAGCCGCTTATCAGACTCCAGTCAAAAAAAGGTCACCTGAGCAGGTCGCTTTGTTAAAGAAGAATCCGAGTGTTAACATTTCAATAGGTGTACTCTATCAATATTTGCCTAAAGCTGCTGAAGAGCTTAAGAATTATGATAAACAAATTGCAGAGATCAGAAAAAAGAAGCCGATTCATGAGTTTTTACGTGTCGCTCTGGAACCGGCAAACCATCTTCCTGAAACAAAGTTGTTTCACCGTGGAGACCACCGGCAACCAAAACAAACGCTCACTCCAGCGGCGTTAACGGTGGTTTCACCGGAAGGACAGCGGCATCAAATTCCCCTTAACGATAACACACTGCCGACAACGGGACGTCGTCTTGCGTTTGCCCGTTGGCTAACAAGCGGTAAACATCCCCTTGTTGCCCGAGTATTAGTCAATCGGATCTGGATGCATCATTTTGGTCGTGCGATTGTGGGAACCCCTGGTGAATTTGGCAAGCTCGGTGCCAGCCCGACACATCCAGAATTACTAGACTGGCTGGCGGCGGAGTTTATGCAACAAGGCTGGGATCTAAAAAAACTGCATCGTACGATTATGCTCTCGACCGCGTATCGTCAGGCGGGAGCTCACGATCCGAGCAAAGAGTCAATTGACCCAGAAAATCATTATTACTGGCGAAAGCCCATTCTCCGTTTAGAAGCGGAAACATTGCGCGATCGCATGCTGACTGTATCAGGAGTTCTTAATCGAAAGTTGTATGGTGCTCCTGTCGGAATTAAAGAGAATGAATTCGGTCAGGTTGTCGTTTCAGGAGAACAGCTCCGTCGTAGTTTGTATATTCAGGCGAGGCGCAGCCAGCCAGTAGGTATGTTGCAAACATTCGATGCACCTGTCATGGAAACAAATTGTGAACGCCGTTCTAATTCGACCGTGGCAACCCAATCCCTGATGTTGATGAATGGAGGATTTATACTTGCACAATCAGATAAACTGGCTGATCGGATTGCTCGCGAAGCACCAGAATTGAAACCAGAGCAGTTAGCTGTATTACCTAAACTTTCACACACAGGGAACTCTCCCTGGAGCTATGGTTATACAACTCTTGATGAGAAGAATTTGAATTCCGCCAAGTTCACAGCGTTGCCACATTGGACTGGTTCCAGTTGGCAAGGAGGGGCAAAACTTCCTGACGCGAAATTGGGTTGGGTGATGTTGCGTGCCGCTGGTGGACACCCTGCAAGAAAGTACGCAGCGGTCAAACGTTGGACGGCTCCGGTGACAGGTACATTATCTGTGACAGGCAAATTACAGCATGGGACCAAAAACGGAAATGGTGTGAGAGGACTCATATTATCGAGTCGCTCAGGCCTGGCCGGCAAGTGGATTGCCTATAATGGAGTTGTGGAAACAAAAGTGACGACTCTGGCAGTACAGCAGGGAGATCATATCGATTTTATTACGGATTGTAATGGAGACGTTAATTCTGACTCCTTTTCCTGGAATGCTCAATTATCACTCACTCGTGAAAAAGGGCCGGCGTTGAAATGGGATACTGTTGCTGATTTTCATGGTCCGGAACCAGTTCAAAAGCAAAGTCTTCCTGCACAAGCATCGTACGCGTTTGAACTGGCTCTTTGTCGAAAACCAACCCCAGACGAATTGCAGCTTGTTGTTCGTTTTATGGAAAATCAACTGACTTACTTACAACAAAATCCAGGACAAACACCCAAAGGGGTGACGTCTGCTAAGCAAACCATTACCAACTTGTGTCAAGCGCTCATGAGTTCGAATGAGTTTCTCTATGTTGATTAA
- a CDS encoding GNAT family N-acetyltransferase — MSVIELNEIEGLKAYHADWNRLLAATPGGNFFQSLDWLQVYWQHFGEKQYLRVLVIHDDDEVTGIIPLCIQRLKTKFGSCRILTYPFDDWGSFYGPISANPEATLTAALNFIQQSQRDWDLIDLRCVDFDGFDDGATERSLEAANLSFKKTSWNQTAYVDLNQNWDDYLAGRSGKARQTYLRSERRVEKEGEIEFMRYRPRGENFGESDPRWDLYEVCEEIARKSWQGDSTTGTTLSHENVAQYFRDTHESATRFGAADLNLLYVSGQPAAFNYNYVFQGLVFSLRMGFDPSVSNKGLGRLLMGRMLRNSMERGDRIYDIGPGSLDAKKYWYTSVENSYRYVHYSSVSKIAKVLQISNRIANWYRDRFANDVVSQPQISSDFEHPTSQH, encoded by the coding sequence TTGAGTGTAATTGAGTTGAATGAGATCGAGGGCTTAAAGGCTTACCACGCCGACTGGAATCGGTTGTTGGCAGCTACCCCGGGAGGAAATTTTTTCCAGTCTCTCGATTGGTTACAGGTTTACTGGCAGCATTTTGGTGAAAAACAGTATTTGCGAGTACTCGTCATCCATGATGACGATGAAGTCACAGGTATTATCCCTTTATGTATTCAGCGTCTGAAAACGAAATTCGGGTCGTGTCGCATATTGACTTACCCGTTTGATGACTGGGGGAGTTTTTATGGGCCTATCTCTGCCAATCCTGAGGCAACTCTGACGGCAGCGCTGAATTTCATTCAGCAATCTCAGCGAGACTGGGACCTCATCGATTTGCGCTGTGTGGACTTCGATGGGTTTGACGACGGCGCTACAGAAAGATCACTAGAAGCAGCGAATCTTTCGTTTAAAAAGACTTCATGGAATCAAACAGCTTATGTCGATCTCAATCAAAATTGGGATGACTATCTAGCTGGCCGATCGGGAAAAGCGCGTCAGACCTATCTTCGTTCTGAAAGAAGAGTGGAAAAAGAAGGAGAGATTGAATTCATGCGGTATCGGCCGCGTGGTGAAAATTTTGGCGAGAGCGATCCACGTTGGGACCTGTATGAGGTCTGTGAAGAGATTGCGCGTAAAAGTTGGCAAGGGGATTCAACGACAGGAACGACCTTGTCACATGAGAATGTAGCTCAATACTTTCGAGATACGCATGAGAGTGCTACTCGATTTGGAGCGGCCGATTTAAACCTACTATACGTTTCAGGACAACCTGCTGCCTTCAATTATAACTATGTGTTTCAGGGATTAGTTTTTTCGCTACGGATGGGGTTTGATCCAAGCGTTTCCAATAAAGGACTGGGGCGTTTACTGATGGGACGAATGCTTCGCAACAGTATGGAACGGGGAGATCGAATTTATGATATCGGCCCCGGTTCTCTGGATGCCAAGAAATACTGGTACACATCGGTAGAGAACAGTTACCGCTATGTGCATTATTCCTCCGTCTCAAAAATAGCGAAGGTCCTACAGATTAGTAACCGGATTGCAAACTGGTATCGCGACAGGTTTGCAAATGATGTCGTATCTCAACCGCAAATCTCTTCCGATTTTGAACATCCAACATCTCAGCATTGA
- a CDS encoding CehA/McbA family metallohydrolase, producing MKQGFFFSLIFCLTITGTIFADEALVITPEMYHLRISGEREWSAFPEMPQADELLLSFQAKSNSTESTLLLRQVDVKLSWNVELNKKVLGKLSRDGNDLQFWFSVPPGVLKNGKNQLRIFQVGKPTPDDIYVGEISLFPEPVQQALAASQLSIEVVDGHSGDLIPARITIVNSEGTLVATTAKSNQKQAVRSGVIYVSEGKTEFSLPAGQYTIYAGRGFEYGIDRRQVTLKAGENQRLRFKIRREVDTTGYVSSDTHVHTLTHSGHGDCSIEERMITLAGEQIEFPIATDHNKQINYEPLAQKLNVRKYFTPVIGNEVTTRIGHFNIFPAQESAPVPDYKLKDWTAIFNSIFEKPLVKVAILNHARDLHSNYRPFGQKHHLSQTGENLDGWKLRANAMEIINSGATQTDVMQLYHDWFGALNRGLFLTPVGCSDSHDVTRYIVGQARTYIEAKDHDPSKIETGKTIQNFVEGKILLSYGLFTQIKVNSQYGPGELVASSSDLEVAITVSGPSWVSADEVSLYANGQLIRREEIKSKTEGGVKWQETWKLKRFPHDCHLVAIATGPGVTAPYWPLAKPYQPDSPDFEPVVVGSTGAVWIDADGDGQKTPAYEYADQLVNQHATDLSELLKSLEDYDLAVTMQAASLLRSRGVAPYDSKLNHLLQDSPRQVQNGFNIYKKAWRASQITRQEN from the coding sequence ATGAAACAAGGATTTTTCTTCAGTCTCATTTTCTGCCTGACAATAACAGGAACCATATTCGCGGACGAGGCGCTGGTCATTACTCCAGAGATGTATCACTTGCGGATTTCCGGAGAACGTGAGTGGTCTGCTTTTCCTGAAATGCCCCAGGCTGATGAGTTATTGCTTTCATTTCAGGCGAAGTCGAATTCTACTGAATCGACACTCCTGTTGAGGCAGGTAGATGTGAAGCTAAGCTGGAATGTGGAGTTGAACAAAAAGGTTCTGGGAAAATTGAGCCGTGATGGGAATGACCTTCAATTTTGGTTTTCGGTTCCACCTGGTGTGCTCAAAAACGGTAAGAACCAATTACGAATCTTTCAAGTAGGCAAGCCAACCCCCGATGACATTTATGTTGGTGAGATTTCACTTTTTCCTGAACCTGTTCAACAAGCTTTAGCAGCATCTCAGTTATCCATTGAAGTCGTTGATGGACATTCAGGTGATTTGATTCCAGCTAGAATTACGATTGTGAATTCAGAAGGCACTCTGGTTGCTACGACAGCCAAGTCGAATCAGAAGCAGGCTGTCAGAAGCGGTGTGATCTATGTGAGTGAAGGAAAGACAGAATTCAGCTTACCAGCAGGGCAATATACGATTTATGCGGGGCGGGGCTTTGAGTATGGAATCGATCGTCGGCAAGTCACACTCAAGGCGGGGGAAAATCAAAGGCTCCGTTTCAAGATTCGTCGAGAAGTCGATACCACAGGATATGTGAGCTCTGACACACACGTCCACACGTTGACCCATTCAGGGCATGGAGACTGTTCCATAGAAGAACGAATGATAACATTGGCGGGCGAGCAAATCGAGTTCCCGATTGCGACGGACCACAATAAGCAAATCAACTATGAACCGTTGGCGCAAAAGTTAAACGTTCGAAAGTATTTTACACCTGTCATTGGAAATGAAGTAACAACGCGCATCGGCCACTTTAATATTTTCCCTGCACAGGAATCGGCTCCAGTTCCCGATTATAAATTGAAAGACTGGACGGCGATATTTAATAGTATCTTTGAGAAGCCACTTGTGAAAGTGGCGATTTTAAATCACGCACGCGATCTCCATTCCAATTATCGTCCCTTCGGACAAAAGCATCATCTGAGTCAAACGGGAGAGAATCTGGATGGATGGAAATTACGTGCGAACGCAATGGAAATTATTAATTCAGGAGCTACACAAACCGACGTGATGCAACTGTATCATGACTGGTTTGGAGCACTGAACCGTGGTTTGTTTTTAACACCAGTCGGATGTAGTGACTCTCACGATGTCACTCGCTATATCGTGGGGCAGGCAAGAACCTATATCGAAGCCAAAGATCATGACCCATCGAAGATAGAGACTGGTAAAACCATTCAAAACTTCGTTGAAGGCAAAATATTGCTGTCTTATGGACTCTTTACTCAAATCAAAGTGAATTCACAGTATGGTCCTGGCGAACTGGTCGCTTCATCTTCGGATTTAGAAGTGGCGATTACAGTTTCTGGACCGAGTTGGGTATCGGCCGATGAGGTCAGCCTATATGCAAACGGACAATTGATCCGTAGAGAGGAAATCAAATCCAAAACAGAAGGGGGAGTGAAATGGCAGGAAACTTGGAAACTCAAGCGGTTTCCTCACGACTGCCATCTCGTAGCGATTGCGACAGGCCCCGGTGTGACAGCCCCGTATTGGCCCCTTGCCAAACCCTACCAACCTGATTCTCCCGATTTTGAGCCGGTCGTTGTTGGTTCCACAGGCGCTGTGTGGATTGATGCGGACGGCGATGGTCAAAAAACGCCCGCCTATGAGTACGCAGATCAACTGGTCAATCAGCATGCGACCGACCTCAGTGAATTATTGAAAAGTCTGGAAGACTATGATTTGGCTGTCACCATGCAGGCGGCCAGTCTGTTACGGTCGCGTGGGGTTGCACCATATGATTCCAAGCTGAATCATTTATTACAAGATTCACCGCGTCAGGTTCAAAATGGATTCAACATCTATAAAAAAGCGTGGCGAGCCAGTCAGATTACCCGTCAAGAAAATTAG
- a CDS encoding PVC-type heme-binding CxxCH protein — protein MKCSAPNIIFLRTLFLVFLVCWITSPCKLSAQKTNDPFRAFIRPTAPLSPQEELKTFILPDGFEIQLVAAEPEIQKPLNMAFDIKGRLWVTESSEYPYPVRQGERGKDAIKILEDTNGDGRADKIKTFVEGLNIPIGLYPYRNGVIAFSIPAITFYEDTDGDDKADKATKLYGPMGFERDTHGMNNSFRRGFDGWLYANHGFNNQTRVSGSDGHTIEMHSGNTYRMRLDGSRIEHFTHGQVNPFGSTFDEKGNLFTADCHSKPIYQLLRGGYYPSFGKPHDGLGFVKPMMDHLHGSTAIAGVEIISGDQFPQEYQGNFFSGNVMTSRVNRNSPVYYGSTIVAKEEPDFLSTTDSWFRPVDIRLGPDGALYIADFYNKIIGHYEVPLNHPGRDRYRGRIWRVVRKDKDHTRTDFSKLSINQLITLLGSKNLTTRFLVTDFLSDQQGLDAVEPLRKAVVGTKEPTVIVHSLWVLFRLRALTNDLIDQDNSSSSDLVRIHVAKILAEQKSWSSQHRSQIIQALQDDNAFVKRAAADAIGLHPQVENIQPLFALLKKVPAEDHHLDYVVRRALMLQIRDPRVLSKLEWSTLNPEQQNELAQLSLAVPTEEAALYLIKYLQTERVDQRALPDYFRHVVRYLPAEKMSQIIRLARTKLASNTDLQVEIIKAVLQGYQQKGLTFDPTLQDWALDLTNKLMMSVQDEPLQWMNFQLNEGSPANIWSLQHRASADGNSSAPFFNSLPAGEKSTGRLVSQKFVIPSKLEFYIAGHVGLPKKPDNRLNFVQLRRSEDHRIIKHVSAPRNDVAQKVSWDLTEIAGEQGYLEIVDSDNGKAYAWLAVGRFQPAVVAIPQKSLQQQINRISAAALLVQQFKIRSARDVLAAMLSREHLNAQLKNQLATALISVDGTEEFQPLFPLPASQFPQTDSFQKEIIQAVIDQKKDQLDHLFQQAFKSYPFRLQTQVAEELSKQPAGMERLIGFAEKGVVSPRLLMQPTISNQIQQSASQNLKTRLQKLVSGLPPHEEKTQQNIAEHLKSHATFKLSVNNGQAVFEKNCAACHQLAGKGAVVGPQLDGIGNRGLERLLEDILDPNRSVDINFRTTTIITEAGRVFSGLKRREEGALLVLVDNKGKEFQIPKSEIEEQKQSTLSLMPANILEILSPQQLHDLLAYLLQSTRKKP, from the coding sequence ATGAAGTGTAGTGCTCCCAATATCATTTTTCTGAGAACATTATTCTTAGTGTTTTTGGTTTGCTGGATTACTTCACCCTGCAAGCTTTCTGCGCAAAAAACGAATGATCCTTTTCGGGCGTTCATTCGTCCTACAGCTCCGCTTTCCCCACAGGAAGAATTAAAGACATTTATACTACCAGATGGATTTGAAATTCAATTAGTCGCGGCCGAGCCCGAAATTCAAAAACCATTAAATATGGCCTTCGACATTAAAGGTCGCCTTTGGGTTACAGAATCGTCTGAATACCCCTATCCCGTGCGACAGGGGGAAAGAGGCAAAGATGCCATCAAAATTCTGGAAGATACCAATGGTGATGGACGTGCTGACAAAATCAAGACTTTTGTTGAAGGACTGAATATCCCAATAGGCTTGTATCCCTACAGGAATGGTGTGATCGCATTCAGCATTCCAGCTATTACGTTCTATGAAGATACCGACGGAGATGACAAGGCAGACAAAGCTACAAAGCTCTATGGTCCGATGGGGTTTGAACGTGATACACATGGCATGAATAATTCCTTTCGGCGTGGTTTTGATGGTTGGCTGTATGCCAATCACGGCTTTAATAATCAGACCCGTGTCAGTGGTAGCGATGGCCATACGATTGAAATGCATTCAGGAAATACCTATCGCATGCGGCTTGATGGTTCGCGCATTGAACATTTTACGCATGGGCAGGTGAATCCCTTTGGTTCGACGTTCGACGAAAAGGGAAACCTGTTCACAGCGGATTGCCACTCCAAACCCATTTATCAGTTGCTGCGAGGTGGATACTACCCGAGTTTTGGAAAGCCTCATGATGGATTAGGTTTTGTTAAACCAATGATGGACCATCTGCATGGTTCCACTGCGATTGCTGGAGTAGAGATTATTTCAGGAGATCAATTTCCCCAGGAATATCAAGGAAATTTCTTCAGTGGTAACGTCATGACCAGCCGCGTAAATCGGAACTCACCTGTCTATTATGGCTCGACCATTGTTGCCAAAGAAGAGCCCGATTTTCTTTCGACGACTGACTCCTGGTTTCGCCCCGTTGATATCAGGTTGGGACCAGATGGTGCGCTCTACATTGCTGACTTTTACAATAAAATCATTGGTCACTATGAGGTTCCGCTGAATCATCCGGGGCGGGATCGTTATCGCGGACGCATTTGGAGAGTCGTTCGCAAAGACAAAGATCATACACGCACCGATTTTTCAAAACTAAGCATCAACCAGCTAATCACTTTACTCGGTTCTAAGAATTTGACAACGCGTTTTCTCGTGACAGATTTTCTCTCCGATCAACAGGGACTTGATGCAGTCGAACCTTTGCGGAAAGCGGTTGTTGGTACAAAAGAGCCTACGGTTATTGTGCATTCGCTATGGGTGTTATTTCGATTGAGGGCGCTGACCAATGATTTAATTGATCAGGACAACTCGAGTTCTTCGGATTTAGTTCGCATACATGTTGCGAAAATCCTCGCGGAACAAAAATCGTGGAGTTCACAGCACCGTTCGCAAATCATTCAGGCTCTTCAGGATGACAATGCGTTTGTGAAACGAGCCGCAGCTGATGCGATTGGCTTACACCCACAAGTGGAAAATATTCAACCTTTGTTTGCGTTACTCAAAAAAGTTCCTGCTGAGGACCATCATCTGGACTATGTCGTGCGTCGTGCTCTGATGTTACAGATTCGTGACCCACGGGTATTAAGCAAACTGGAATGGTCGACGTTGAATCCTGAGCAGCAGAATGAACTGGCTCAACTTTCGCTGGCAGTACCGACCGAAGAGGCGGCGTTATACTTAATCAAATATCTGCAGACGGAGCGTGTTGATCAACGGGCATTGCCAGATTATTTCAGGCATGTCGTACGTTATTTACCTGCAGAAAAAATGTCACAGATTATTCGTTTGGCCCGCACTAAATTAGCCAGTAATACTGATTTGCAAGTGGAGATCATCAAAGCAGTGCTGCAGGGATACCAGCAGAAGGGGCTGACCTTTGATCCCACTCTTCAAGATTGGGCTCTTGATTTGACTAACAAATTGATGATGAGTGTGCAAGATGAGCCGCTTCAATGGATGAACTTTCAGTTGAACGAGGGGAGTCCTGCAAATATTTGGTCCCTACAGCACAGAGCTTCTGCTGATGGAAACTCCTCAGCACCTTTTTTTAATAGCTTACCTGCTGGTGAAAAATCAACGGGGCGCCTGGTTTCTCAAAAATTTGTGATCCCCTCTAAGTTGGAGTTTTATATTGCCGGCCATGTCGGATTGCCAAAGAAACCAGACAATCGACTGAATTTCGTGCAACTAAGAAGGTCAGAAGATCATCGTATTATCAAACATGTCTCTGCCCCGAGAAATGATGTGGCGCAAAAAGTCAGTTGGGATTTAACAGAGATCGCTGGTGAACAGGGCTATCTTGAAATTGTAGACAGTGATAACGGTAAGGCATACGCCTGGTTGGCCGTTGGAAGATTTCAGCCGGCTGTTGTTGCTATTCCCCAAAAAAGCCTGCAACAACAAATTAATCGCATCTCGGCGGCGGCGTTGCTCGTGCAGCAATTCAAGATTCGTTCCGCGCGCGATGTGCTTGCAGCAATGTTGTCTCGAGAACACTTGAATGCGCAGCTTAAGAACCAATTGGCAACTGCTTTAATTTCCGTCGATGGTACTGAGGAATTTCAACCTTTGTTTCCTTTGCCAGCCAGTCAGTTCCCACAAACTGATTCATTTCAGAAAGAGATTATTCAAGCAGTAATCGATCAGAAAAAAGATCAACTTGATCATCTCTTTCAACAAGCTTTTAAAAGCTATCCGTTTCGTTTACAAACACAAGTAGCAGAAGAGTTATCTAAACAACCTGCGGGTATGGAACGACTGATTGGCTTCGCGGAAAAAGGTGTTGTTTCACCTCGGTTATTGATGCAACCGACAATCAGCAATCAGATTCAACAATCTGCCAGTCAAAATCTGAAAACACGTTTGCAAAAATTGGTTAGCGGATTACCTCCTCATGAAGAAAAAACTCAGCAAAATATCGCCGAGCATCTAAAGTCGCATGCAACTTTTAAACTATCAGTGAATAATGGACAGGCTGTCTTCGAGAAAAACTGTGCCGCCTGTCATCAACTGGCTGGAAAAGGAGCAGTGGTAGGACCTCAGTTGGATGGCATTGGCAATCGGGGGTTGGAACGGTTGTTAGAGGACATTCTTGATCCAAATCGTTCAGTCGATATCAATTTCAGAACGACGACGATCATCACTGAAGCGGGCCGTGTTTTTTCTGGTTTGAAGCGACGAGAAGAGGGAGCACTTCTCGTTTTAGTGGATAACAAGGGTAAGGAATTTCAGATTCCCAAGAGCGAAATCGAGGAACAAAAGCAATCAACCTTATCGTTGATGCCTGCGAATATTCTGGAAATCTTGTCACCGCAACAATTACATGATCTCTTGGCTTATCTTTTACAAAGTACAAGAAAGAAACCATGA
- a CDS encoding 3-keto-disaccharide hydrolase, whose protein sequence is MRHWSKKLLLSVCIVTVLPLLGGTDVFGQSERKRSGSTKIVGTVVVSSPEDALHPGYTSLFNGKDLTGWVIPEGDNGHWKVVDGVIDYDAQSEAKEDKNLWTEKEYGDFIMSVEWRIKKTTGLYKVPIVLADGSDLKDANGKTITVELPNADSGIYLRGTSQAQVNIWCWPVGSGEVYSYRRNQKVSPEVRAGVTPKVNADKPVGEWNKFIIIMVKDRLTVILNGKMVLENAQLPDVPEKGPIAFQHHGGKRKDGTFSPASSLMQFRNVYIKELD, encoded by the coding sequence ATGAGACATTGGTCTAAAAAATTATTGTTGAGTGTATGCATAGTTACAGTTTTACCACTACTGGGTGGGACAGATGTGTTTGGACAATCAGAAAGAAAACGTAGCGGTAGTACCAAAATCGTTGGTACAGTTGTGGTTTCATCACCGGAGGATGCACTCCATCCTGGTTATACTTCATTGTTCAATGGAAAAGACTTGACTGGCTGGGTGATTCCGGAAGGGGATAATGGTCACTGGAAAGTCGTTGATGGAGTGATTGATTACGATGCACAAAGTGAAGCCAAAGAGGATAAGAATCTCTGGACAGAAAAAGAGTATGGCGATTTCATAATGAGCGTCGAATGGCGAATCAAAAAGACGACAGGTTTGTATAAGGTTCCAATCGTTCTTGCTGATGGCTCAGATCTCAAAGATGCTAATGGTAAGACAATTACTGTTGAATTACCGAATGCCGACTCCGGTATTTATTTACGCGGCACATCGCAAGCACAAGTAAATATCTGGTGTTGGCCCGTAGGTTCCGGTGAAGTCTATTCCTATCGTCGTAATCAAAAAGTATCTCCGGAAGTACGAGCTGGTGTGACTCCGAAAGTGAATGCCGACAAACCCGTTGGGGAATGGAATAAGTTTATTATCATTATGGTGAAAGATCGACTAACCGTAATTTTGAACGGCAAAATGGTGCTTGAAAATGCACAACTGCCTGACGTGCCCGAGAAAGGTCCTATCGCTTTTCAACATCATGGTGGAAAGCGAAAAGATGGAACGTTCAGCCCTGCCAGTAGCCTGATGCAGTTCCGAAATGTTTATATCAAGGAACTTGATTAA